A stretch of DNA from Rhizobium sp. EC-SD404:
TGTCGTCGCCGCACCCGCCTTCGCGATCCGCAAGCCTGCCGTCGCGGTATTCACGCTCGCAGACTACGTCGCTGCCGGGATCATGGATGAGAACGCCGCCGGCGCACTACGCGAGGCGGTTGCCGCCCGCGCCAACATCCTCGTCGCCGGAGGCACCTCGACCGGCAAGACGACGCTCACCAACGCGCTCCTCGCCGAGGTCGCGAAGACGACCGACCGCGTCGTCCTGATCGAGGATACGCGTGAACTCCAGTGCCTGACGCCCAACCTCGTGGCGCTGCGCACGAAGGATGGCGTTGCGACTCTCTCCGATTTGGTGCGCTCTTCGCTGCGGCTGCGTCCCGACCGCATCCCGATCGGCGAGGTGCGCGGGTCCGAGGCGCTCGATCTCCTGAAGGCCTGGGGCACCGGCCATCCGGGCGGGATCGGGACCATCCATGCCGGCTCCGCGCTCGGCGCGCTGCGCCGTCTCGAACAGCTCATCCAGGAAGCGGTGGTCACCGTCCCGCGCGCGCTCATCGCCGAGACCATCGACCTGATCGCCGTGCTCGCCGGCCGCGGGAGCGACCGCCGCCTCGCCGAACTCGCCCGCGTCACCGGCCTGGGGCCGGCCGGAGACTACGAACTTCAACCGCTCCTCAGCCACCCGAAAGGACCCACCCCGTGACCCGAACCACCACGTTCTATCCTCGCTGGCCATACTACGTGTCGGTCGTTGCCCTCGGCTTCCTCTTCGCCGCCGATCCCGCCCATGCCGCCGGTTCCGGAATGCCCTGGGAAGCGCCTCTGCAATCGATCCTGGAATCGATCGAGGGGCCGGTGGCCAAGATCGTCGCGGTGATTATCATCATCGTCACCGGCCTGACGCTCGCCTTCGGCGACACGTCCGGCGGCTTCCGCCGCCTGGTGCAGATCGTCTTCGGTCTGTCGATAGCCTTCGCGGCGTCGAGCTTCTTCCTGTCCTTCTTTTCCTTCGGCGGCGGAGCGCTGGTCTGATGGACGGGGCGGACATTCCCGGCTTCACCGCGCCGGTCCACCGCGCGCTCACCGAACCGATCCTTCTCGGAGGCGCGCCGCGCACCTGGGCGATCGCCAACGGCACGCTCGCCGCCGCGGTCGGCCTCGGGCTTCGCCTCTGGGCGGTCGGACTCGTGGTCTGGCTGGTCGGCCATCTCCTCGCGGTCTGGGCCGCGAAGCACGACGCGCAGATCGTCGATGTCGCGCGGCGGCATCTGCGCTTCCCGACATGGTTCGGAGTGTAAGGCCATGATGCGCCTCGCCGAATACCGCTCGAAAGCCTCGCTTCTCGCCGACTTCCTGCCGTGGGCCGCGCTGGTGGGCGAAGGCGTCGTCCTCAACAAGGACGGCAGCCTCCAGCGCACGGCGC
This window harbors:
- the trbB gene encoding P-type conjugative transfer ATPase TrbB, which produces MTVQTLKSEAIERGSRMLRTALGPDVATWLTDPAVVEVMLNPDGRLWIDRLGDGLSETGERLSAADGERIVRLVAHHVGAEVHAGAPRVSAELPGTGERFEGLLPPVVAAPAFAIRKPAVAVFTLADYVAAGIMDENAAGALREAVAARANILVAGGTSTGKTTLTNALLAEVAKTTDRVVLIEDTRELQCLTPNLVALRTKDGVATLSDLVRSSLRLRPDRIPIGEVRGSEALDLLKAWGTGHPGGIGTIHAGSALGALRRLEQLIQEAVVTVPRALIAETIDLIAVLAGRGSDRRLAELARVTGLGPAGDYELQPLLSHPKGPTP
- a CDS encoding TrbC/VirB2 family protein: MSVVALGFLFAADPAHAAGSGMPWEAPLQSILESIEGPVAKIVAVIIIIVTGLTLAFGDTSGGFRRLVQIVFGLSIAFAASSFFLSFFSFGGGALV
- a CDS encoding VirB3 family type IV secretion system protein, producing MDGADIPGFTAPVHRALTEPILLGGAPRTWAIANGTLAAAVGLGLRLWAVGLVVWLVGHLLAVWAAKHDAQIVDVARRHLRFPTWFGV